The Psychrobacillus sp. FSL K6-2836 nucleotide sequence AATCCACTTGCACAGAAGCTACACCCGATATTACACCCTACCTGTGTTGTAACACATACAGAAAGACCATACTTAAAGCGCATCAGTACTGTTTCGATTAAATTACCATCTTGCATTTCAAAAAGGAATTTAATTGTCCCATCTGCTGATTCTTGCTTAACACTTTCTTTTAACGTCTGTATGACAAAGTTTTCTTCTAAAATTTGAAGACAATCTTTGTTTACATTAGTCATTTCCGCAAAGCTTTGTACGCGTTTGATATACAACCAGTCCCAAACCTGTTCAGCGCGGAATTTCTTTTGGCCATGTTCCATTAGCCATTCGATCAATTGATCTCTAGTTAGACCATATATAGATTTTTTCATTATTAGCCCTCATTTCATGCGTATACAATTTGCCTATTATACTATAGTTATTTACCCAAGACAACTTATTATACTGGAAATAAGGTTCAAAAGAAATATTTATGCTCGATTAACTTCATTCAGCAAAAGTCCCCCACTTCTATAAGTGGTGAGATGAAAGCAAAGTACGCATACAAATCACATGGGTTCCACAAATGCCTGCTGAACATATTAAAAGCCTCCGACGGATGCCACAGATAAGGAATTTATCGAGCGAGCTCGATAAAAAATCTGGACGTAAATACGCCGAGGCATATATGATTATTATTTTTCAACTTCATTCTCTCTAATCCAATCACTGTAGCTACCTACATAAAGTTGAACATTTTCGTATCCAGCCTCTTTTAAACATCCATACAAAGGCGCAGCTGTTACACCACTTCCACAATAAGCAATAACTGGTTTGTCAGTTGGAGCTAAGTTACTCAATATTTCCTTTAACTCTTTCTGCTCTAGAAATTTACCATCTCTTTTAAGCAGCTCCCAGTCAAAGTTTATAGCAGTTGGAATATGACCAGCAATCGGATCGATAGGCTCACTTTCACCTTTAAAGCGAATATTAGATCTTGCATCTATTAATTGACCCTCTATTTCTTCTGCAACAACTTGTCTTACTTCATCCATTGTAAGTAACTTACTGTTTTTCCATTGGGGTATCGTTGTTGTGTGTGTTAAGACAGGTTCGATTTTCGAAACTGGTAGCTTACTCTTCAATTCTTCAAATCCAGAACGGGATACAAATATATTTTTAAAGCCTGCCCACTCCAATAAAAAATATGCACGTAATGCAAAAGGTGCAGCTCCTTGGTCGTAAATTACGATAAAATCTTCTAGGTTTAAACCAGCCTCTTGAACAAGACTTGTCATTTTTTCCTTCGAAATCATCGGATGGCGGCCATTATCACTGGACATATCAGATAAATCTTTTTCTAAATCCCAATAAATTGCTCCTTCTACATGTTCCATATTATACATTTGAGATCCTGCGTTTTTATCACTTAAATCAAAGCGAGCGTCGATTAAACGGGGATTTCCCTCTAAAATCTCTGCTAATTCAATAAATACCTTAGTCATACAATCACTCCTTTTATAGTCGTGCGTATACTGATTTCCACATGTGAAGGGTTTCTTCCTGCTCTAATAATTTTCGTTCTGCATCAATTTGAGTAATTGATTCTTGTAGCAACTTCAATCGTAAGGACTCTGTTTCAATATCCGAGTATTGCTCAATCCAATTTCCTAAACGTTCTTTTTCTTTGGTTAAATATTCATCTGCCTCCACTTTAGATTCATCGGATAACGCATCACGTAGTTTTTCTTTTTCATTGTTTTCAAAAAAACTTTTAGTATTTTTAAAGTATGATTTTACGTGCTCATATTTAGCAATAGTTTCAAAAGGTCCTACAAAATCCAGTAGTTCCCTCTCTATAACTTCATGTGGACTAAACGTAAAGCTTGTATTCAAATCTTTAAGTACGCGCATTTCCTCTTTTTCTAACTGAAGAATTTGCTGCTGAATATACTGAAGAACCCGGAAATTTGAGACGCGCATTTCTTGTTCTATATCGAAACGAATCATTTTGAAAATATCCTTTAAGGCAAAATCCAATGCTACAGAAGCAGAGTTATTTGCAAATAATGATGGATTATAAGCTTCTTTAAAGAACTCATTAAAACGATAATATACACGTTGTAGCACGTAATATAGCAGTGTATCTAACTCCTGTTTTGCTTCTTTGGCAATTTGTGTGGACTTAGAATTTGTGTACCGTTTACGAATATTTTGCTCCTGAGTTCGAAGCTCGATTATTCGTTGGTCCTTTCTTGCAAGATTTGCCTCTGTCTGTTCTATCAAGCTAAGTAATTTCGATTGTTGACGAGTCGCTTCCTCTTCAAGAGCAGAAATGGAGATTTGCTTTAGATCTTTTTCTAGAAAATGATGAAATGATTCTTCAAATTTTTGCATTCCTTCATGAAGTGATAATCCGGCAAGTTTTTCTTTTAATCCTTGTAAGCTTGATACTCCGTACACTCTAGGAAAACGGATACCAAATCGTTGAAGTTCATCCTGGACATATTGTTTTACTAAATTGGCTTCCTCATCTGAGTCTGCCAAATCAATTGCATTTACTACGAAGAACATTTTATCTAGCTCGAAGGCATCTTTTACTCGTCCTAGCTGTATTAAGAACTCACGGTCTGCTTTTGAAAACGCATGATTAAAATAAGTAACAAACAATACAGCATCAGCATTACGAATATAGTCAAATGCTACACCCGTATGCCTAGCATTAATCGAATCTGCTCCAGGAGTGTCTACTAGTGTCACACCTAGTCTCGTTAGCTCACAATCATAATAAAAATCAATGAAATCTACAAAACAGCTTTTGGATTCATCTGCGACAAATTGTCCAAATTCATCTCCTGAAACGTTTAGAACCTTTCCTAGTTGCTCCTTAAATGTTGGATACCCTTTATAAAAGGCTGTAACAAACGATTTATGAACCTCTTCTACTACCTTCTGTTTCATAACAGAACTAGCTTTCTCAAAGGCTTCCTCTAATGTATGGATAGTTATTCCAAGCTGTTCATACGCATATGCCACATCTTCTAAAATTTGTCCCTCTGATTTCAGAACAACATCAGCCGTATTATGTAGATGGTCTTCGGTTACCGGATGGATCTTATTAATAGCAGCAGTTGTTGGATTAGGTGAAACCGGCAACACATTAGCTCCCATTAAAGCATTCGAAAAGCTAGATTTCCCAGCACTAAATGCGCCAAACAATGCAATTGTAAATTGTTGGTTCTCTACTCGTAAAGCTTTTCTTTTAATCGTTTCAGCTGCCGCTTCAAAAGCTGGTAATTCTGCTAATACTTCTCCAATTCTTTTCGCACGACTTACTACAGCCTCTGCGGAAAGTAGAACTTCTTCATCTTTCACGTCTTCTACCTGTTCTATCGTTCCAATTAGTTGCTCCGTAGTATAATCTTGTTCTTCATAATCTGTAATTGAGTTTTCAAATTGAAGGCGTTCTTGTTCCCAGTTTTTTAGTAACTCATCACGGGTCTTCCTTATCGGCAAAGATGGAGTAGTGACTGTTTTTTCAAATGTTTGGATTCGTGTGTCTATCTCTTCCAAGGCGTGTATCGCCAATTTTTTTTCGTTAAGATCTTTTGTTTTAGATTCTATTTGGTCTTCATTTTCAATTGGGTTTTCTTCTATATAATGTATATTTTCTTCTTTCCATAAATCCGTTTGATTTATGTAATACCTATTGACTGCTTCTGTCACACGATTGGCAAAGTTTAGGATTGCATTACCGCTTGTACTTGCTCCTTCGTGTAAAGAATTGTCGATAAGTTCAGTAGAAATACTAAATTGAATTGCATCGATTTGATTAGTCTTTTCATCGGTTAATAAAGAAACGTCTTTTAACATGCGTTTCATCAGTAATTTCATATGAGAAGTTATATTAGTGGCAATAATTTTTTCTAACGAGTTAATAATTTCGTTAAGTCTTCTTTGTCTTTCTTCCTCTGTTTTCTTTTTACTCCCTAAAAACCCAACTTTAAAATTGGATTGCTTACTTTCTGCATAAGACTTCAAAGCTTCACGCATTTCGAACGTCATAATAGAAGCATTTTCTAAAATATTTTTCCGAAGGTCTTCAAAGGTCTTTTTCCAGAGGGTAACATCTTGAAGTTTTACTTGTTTCTGAGCAAGTTCCAATTGCTCTATAATATCTTCCTTGTTATTCCAATCCTCTTCACTCAACTGACTCTCAAAGGTTTCAAAACATGTCGCTTTTTCATCCTCCAAGAAATGTA carries:
- a CDS encoding sulfurtransferase → MTKVFIELAEILEGNPRLIDARFDLSDKNAGSQMYNMEHVEGAIYWDLEKDLSDMSSDNGRHPMISKEKMTSLVQEAGLNLEDFIVIYDQGAAPFALRAYFLLEWAGFKNIFVSRSGFEELKSKLPVSKIEPVLTHTTTIPQWKNSKLLTMDEVRQVVAEEIEGQLIDARSNIRFKGESEPIDPIAGHIPTAINFDWELLKRDGKFLEQKELKEILSNLAPTDKPVIAYCGSGVTAAPLYGCLKEAGYENVQLYVGSYSDWIRENEVEK
- a CDS encoding dynamin family protein, which translates into the protein MQNSKELQSIKEQNALLATIFKENNDDERYRKSKLFAGKLEKGIFTIAFAGHFSAGKSSMINALVDEQLLPTSPIPTSANIVTVQNTAENYALVHFVDQPPVRFSGEYDIQLVKKYSKDGSKVSQIEIGHAGSSLPEGITIMDTPGVDSTDDAHRISTESALHLADIVFYVMDYNHVQSELNFQFTKQLLHYNENVYLIVNQVDKHREEELPFAAYKQSVADAFNSWSVDPKGIFYTSLKNNDFIHNDFSHVQQIVTSSIENKEDYYLTLAQATLEKLKDEHLHFLEDEKATCFETFESQLSEEDWNNKEDIIEQLELAQKQVKLQDVTLWKKTFEDLRKNILENASIMTFEMREALKSYAESKQSNFKVGFLGSKKKTEEERQRRLNEIINSLEKIIATNITSHMKLLMKRMLKDVSLLTDEKTNQIDAIQFSISTELIDNSLHEGASTSGNAILNFANRVTEAVNRYYINQTDLWKEENIHYIEENPIENEDQIESKTKDLNEKKLAIHALEEIDTRIQTFEKTVTTPSLPIRKTRDELLKNWEQERLQFENSITDYEEQDYTTEQLIGTIEQVEDVKDEEVLLSAEAVVSRAKRIGEVLAELPAFEAAAETIKRKALRVENQQFTIALFGAFSAGKSSFSNALMGANVLPVSPNPTTAAINKIHPVTEDHLHNTADVVLKSEGQILEDVAYAYEQLGITIHTLEEAFEKASSVMKQKVVEEVHKSFVTAFYKGYPTFKEQLGKVLNVSGDEFGQFVADESKSCFVDFIDFYYDCELTRLGVTLVDTPGADSINARHTGVAFDYIRNADAVLFVTYFNHAFSKADREFLIQLGRVKDAFELDKMFFVVNAIDLADSDEEANLVKQYVQDELQRFGIRFPRVYGVSSLQGLKEKLAGLSLHEGMQKFEESFHHFLEKDLKQISISALEEEATRQQSKLLSLIEQTEANLARKDQRIIELRTQEQNIRKRYTNSKSTQIAKEAKQELDTLLYYVLQRVYYRFNEFFKEAYNPSLFANNSASVALDFALKDIFKMIRFDIEQEMRVSNFRVLQYIQQQILQLEKEEMRVLKDLNTSFTFSPHEVIERELLDFVGPFETIAKYEHVKSYFKNTKSFFENNEKEKLRDALSDESKVEADEYLTKEKERLGNWIEQYSDIETESLRLKLLQESITQIDAERKLLEQEETLHMWKSVYARL